Part of the Lotus japonicus ecotype B-129 chromosome 6, LjGifu_v1.2 genome, ttcTTGTGTGGTGCATCACAAAATAGCAATATGCTTGGAAAGTAAAGTGtttttttaatgcagatttaatatagaaaaacatgcagatttaatattgaaaaataaaatttgtatattttttattgggatgatatggtggtgacacgtggcaaaaccttctagaaaaaaaccttcgtttagtatattatatagatagattatatagatagatatagataacaTGCTTTACTCTAAAAAAAAGAGCTAATAGAGAATATTATGACATATTCTAAAattcaataataatatatatgttataattttggattttttcgagtaaaattttattttaatccaTAATTGACAAACTATTTATTAATTTTGTGTTTAAAAGTCAATTTtatcaattaatatttaaaattcacGATACTTCATTTTTGCAATACAACTACCAATTGTCTTGCTAAGTTGGGTGCGAGCTCGGGCATGCCAAGAGTTCACCATATAAAAAGGTCTCTTCTAGAGTTGGAAGCTTATTTCCATTTTGATGGACTCATTTTCAGTTATTTAGTTGTCTTTTCTTTGTCTAGTTATacgaaaaaaaatcataaattattaaataaatttacatttatctaaatttataaaatatttaaggtTAGTACAACGATGACAACTTCATAGGAGATTAGTTTGAtggtaaaatattttaattagagtagtttttaaaatataaaaggataataattgaattttattaaaatgataaagataaaaaaaattaataaatttaataagtttTAAGCTAGAAACTATCTAGTATGTAGCTTATTCAAAAATTTATTAgctactaattttttttattaaatactttaaaaaaatatttaatttagtgAAATAAACTTTAACctactatttatttttttaacatttaagCTAGTAAAATAAACTAGGTGAGATGTTTTATCAAATGAAACCTAATTTTAAAATAGTGATGATAAGTTTTGACGTAAGTGAAATGTGTGTTACAACTTACAATATAACCATTAGGCTATGTTCTAAACGTGTATCCACTCCAATGTCACAATCTGTGTGCTGTACATGTTTCAACTTTGATGCAAGTCAACAGAGTATTCTCCCCCCGCACAAAACTGTGGACTAAGCTAACGGATTTTCCTCAACTATGGGCGTGCCTCTTATAATACTTGGTGCTGCTGCAGCACtcagttttatttaatttattctgACATCCCTGatcctaaataaataaataacaccCTTCTGAATTCTTATCTTTCTCACTTGTGTCACTACCAGCAACATGTGTCGATCCACCGATTATCACTCACACCATGGTGATAGAGAAACAGAACCATTCACAATCACCTCTTTCTTTCTACGTCTTTCTGCTCCAGATTATAATTCTGAATTGGCTTCTCATGAATCAAGTCCCACACCGGATTCCCTCACTCTCCTCCTCTTTATCCCGAACAACACCAACAACGTTAATGAAACTCCGTTACTCCCACCTTATTCTCCGGCCACCGTAACTCTCCGCCGGATGAGGTTTCCCGGCGAGATCTCCGGCGATACACGTGCAATGATATTCGGGAGCAAGGAAACAGTGCAAGTTACAACGACACAATCCTTAAGATTCCAACTCTACCATGCGGAAACCAAGATATTGAAAGGaacaatcaaaagaagaagaaacgaaaaagaaaaatggaaattGGAATGTTGCAACTGCGAAAATCCTAGCTCCTTTTCGATTTCTGAGGTGGAGTTCCTGTTTGCCATAGATGGGCATGCTCCGATCACAGCAAGGTTTGGTTTTGCTGCTGGTTCTGTCCCTGTTTTCAAGCATCACAAGAACAAGAAACTGCGCAGGACCAAGATGAATTTGGAGGACATTCCAGAGGAAACAGAGCTGCTTTGTGGTGATGATGGTCATGCCGATACGGATACAGAACTTGAAGAAGTGTGCGACCACTTGGAAATGGATTTGCAAGTGCTGAGAAAGTCACTTGATGTGGGAATTTGGGTGCTCTGTTTGGGTGTCGGTTTCATGGTTTCTAGAGCTTCCATCACCAAATTTCGCTCGAGATTAAGGTTTTCATGACCTGTGTCGTCCTCTTATGTCTTGAAATAAGTTCAAATTTTCTTTTACATAACAATTTTGTGTGAATTACTACTATGTTCTTCATGAAACGGAAAATTATAGTTTgtcaattgtaaaaaaaaataccaaCAACATTACATTTTGTTGTATAATACTTTTTCTATTGGGTCAATTTCTATATGTGAATAATAATGATTCAAAAACCACCATACATTATTGACATATTGTGGGTTTTGCTTTACAATTTCATGCCGATTTATTTGGAGTTAGTAGAGGTTTAAAACCTATATCTTGTgaataattatattaaaaaatttctaCAGTTTTTGTGTGACCTGAGAATATTTTTGTGATATCTTATTATAAGTTGTGCAGTTGTACTATATAGCACGTCACTCTCATACACAAGTAGAGCACACCAGCTTGTTTCATTGTCTTGAAAATAGCAAATCATAACTTTTAGCGAATAATTACATTGTCTTTGGTCACCGGTTGATGTCCAATGGTTGATCAAACTATAAAAAGAGATAGAGAAAGTATGCTTTGATGCCACTTGATGCAGTTGGAAGTGCAATAAGGATTTATAAACATTAACCCTAATGATAAACTCTGAAATCCACCAGAAATGAGATAAACTCTGGAATCCATCAGAAAAGAGAAAATTCTCAAGCTTTCTTATAATTCATAAACTGATTATGACTATGCATTAAAATTGTttaaatggaaaaataaagaaatcataatacaaaaataattaaaatcctATTGAAATAAAAAGATCCTTACCGAAATTAATTAAGATCCTAGCACTTCATTAATTAAGATCCTAACCAAAATAGATATAAtcctaaatgaaaataaatatgatCCTAACCGAAATTAAATAAGATCCTAACCAAAATTGATAAAATcctaaacaataaataaaatactaagatttttttttggtctgAAACGGATTTGGATGTGCCAGTCGTACTACATCAGAAAGTCCCTAGACCAAGAGGTCGGCCTAAGAAGATCAGGGCTAAGGGAAGCGAGAAGTAGGGTCAACCATCGTTGCGCCTTCGATCAGCAAAATTGGACGACGATGAGGTGGTGGCAATAGGAAAAAAGTTGATGGTCCAATTTTTTGGGGAAGCACTTGGGCTTGATGTACGATTGTCCAAACACCATTGCCCATGTGAGTTTGCGACTCAAATATTGGCTAGAATGCTTTCTTAACTCTTGCTGGGGGAGGGTGGAGTCTTGCTTATGAATTATGATTGTCCAAGCACTTTCTTGACAATCAAACTGTCTTTTGGTGGGCCCTTTTGTGTTTCGTTGGGTCAcactttgggttttgtttttctagAGGCCTTTCTTGGTGGCTTCTTCGTGTTCTAGCTGTGGGTTATTTTAGGCTTCCATTGGTGAtactttggtttttttttatccGTTTGATGAGGGTGTATATTGTGTTTATCTCCTCACATTTATATCAATACAATTTGTACTTTCGAAAAAATGAATATTTGGTGTATTTTTATGCGTCGAAATATTTTAAGTTTCAAGCTAttttatgataataataataatcacaaCTGTAACGGTATATTATATTACTTAATATTCAATTTACATAAATATAAATGTCTGAagacaaatataaatatattgaaaatcaaaaaaattaaattattacttTGTAGTTTTAAATATGTATAAAAAATGTTGTTAGAAATTTTAAACTCAGGTTATAGTAAAATAGTACCATCACACATTTTTATTTACTATTATATTTTCAAAGTACCTGTTATGTAATTATTGATGATTTTTATAAAGTATTTTtagtatttaaaattaaaaactgatatatttaataatataagtATTATTACTTGCACTATTGAAGGGCATATTTAATaattggctaaaaagcatttttggccccttatgtttcaagtttgtgcaaattctatcCCTACTcaatttttgtcgacgtttctacctctcatgttttcaaacagtgcagcgtctacccctccgtcagtcaggctttctcatGAGAGGTTCCTGaatggattggagagatgaagaggagtatatgaagttgatgatgatcaaggaaatgatataaattaaatttgcttgatatatatatcaattatgtatgaaACTGAActagttaaatgcatgttttgctacttacaggtcttgagtttgaatctctcatgccccattttttcaatttcacttgtaatttccacgtgacaagtccaaaaaattaaaaaaaaaaagtcaaatcagttctatccgttagttttttaacgtctgactgacggaggggtagacagtgcactgtttgaaaacatcgacaa contains:
- the LOC130726843 gene encoding uncharacterized protein LOC130726843, translating into MCRSTDYHSHHGDRETEPFTITSFFLRLSAPDYNSELASHESSPTPDSLTLLLFIPNNTNNVNETPLLPPYSPATVTLRRMRFPGEISGDTRAMIFGSKETVQVTTTQSLRFQLYHAETKILKGTIKRRRNEKEKWKLECCNCENPSSFSISEVEFLFAIDGHAPITARFGFAAGSVPVFKHHKNKKLRRTKMNLEDIPEETELLCGDDGHADTDTELEEVCDHLEMDLQVLRKSLDVGIWVLCLGVGFMVSRASITKFRSRLRFS